A region of Massilia sp. WG5 DNA encodes the following proteins:
- a CDS encoding ABC transporter ATP-binding protein, with protein sequence MSEHLLEVRDLRVSFRIDKKNTFEALKGISFSLPKNATVALVGESGSGKSVSSLAVMGLLPQETTILHEGSSIRFDGRELLGQPVEARRKLCGKDIAMIFQEPMSSLNPVFTVGFQIGEVLRQHLGMNRRQARARSLELLEEVGIPDPASKIDAYPGQMSGGQQQRVMIAMAIACEPRLLIADEPTTALDVTIQKQIMELIGRLQKKHQMAVLFITHDLGLVGEIADRVIVMRHGEVREEGAASQVLHAPVDAYTRALLHCRPKLDERPLRLPVIDDYLSGRVSADAELPQRSRGYAADDDRVLVVEGLQKSFWLREGLFGKREFKAVKDVSFTLPRGKTLGVVGESGSGKTTVGLTLLRLHRATGGSAMFDGRDLLAMSDREYQAYKRRIQIIFQNPYASLNPRFTVGQILLEPMRIHRIGANDAERTEHAHYLLKRVGLPEQAFHRYPHEFSGGQRQRIAIARCLTMKPEILVCDESVSALDVSVQAQVLNLLQDLQDEYKMSYIFISHDLSVVKYISDRVMVMHHGSVVETADSDELYRNPQHPYTQALLAAIPRGA encoded by the coding sequence ATGAGCGAGCATCTTCTTGAAGTGCGCGACCTGCGCGTTTCCTTCCGCATCGATAAAAAGAACACTTTCGAAGCCCTGAAGGGCATTTCCTTCAGCCTGCCGAAGAACGCGACCGTGGCCCTGGTGGGCGAATCCGGCAGCGGCAAGTCGGTCAGCTCGCTGGCGGTGATGGGCCTGCTGCCGCAGGAGACCACCATCCTCCACGAGGGCTCCTCGATCCGCTTCGACGGCCGCGAGCTGCTCGGCCAGCCGGTCGAGGCCCGGCGCAAGCTGTGCGGCAAGGACATCGCGATGATCTTCCAGGAGCCGATGTCCTCGCTGAACCCGGTGTTCACGGTCGGCTTCCAGATCGGCGAGGTGCTGCGCCAGCACCTCGGCATGAACCGGCGCCAGGCGCGCGCCCGCAGCCTGGAACTGCTGGAGGAGGTCGGTATCCCCGACCCGGCCAGCAAGATCGACGCCTACCCGGGCCAGATGTCGGGCGGCCAGCAGCAGCGCGTGATGATCGCGATGGCGATCGCCTGCGAACCGCGGCTCCTGATCGCCGACGAGCCGACCACCGCGCTGGACGTGACGATCCAGAAGCAGATCATGGAGCTGATCGGGCGGCTGCAGAAGAAGCACCAGATGGCGGTCCTGTTCATCACCCACGACCTCGGGCTGGTGGGAGAAATCGCCGACCGCGTGATCGTGATGCGCCACGGCGAGGTGCGGGAGGAGGGGGCGGCTTCCCAAGTGCTGCACGCGCCGGTGGATGCCTATACGCGGGCCCTGCTGCACTGCCGGCCGAAGCTGGACGAGCGGCCGCTGCGGCTGCCGGTGATCGACGATTACCTGAGCGGGCGGGTCAGCGCGGATGCCGAGCTGCCGCAGCGCTCGCGCGGCTATGCGGCCGATGACGACAGGGTGCTGGTGGTCGAAGGCCTGCAGAAGAGCTTCTGGCTGCGCGAGGGCCTGTTCGGCAAGCGCGAATTCAAGGCCGTGAAGGATGTGTCGTTTACGCTCCCGCGCGGCAAGACGCTGGGCGTGGTGGGCGAATCCGGCTCCGGCAAGACCACGGTCGGCCTGACCCTGCTGCGCCTGCACCGCGCCACCGGCGGCAGCGCCATGTTCGACGGCCGCGACCTGCTGGCGATGAGCGACCGCGAGTACCAGGCCTATAAACGGCGCATCCAGATCATCTTCCAGAACCCGTATGCCTCGCTGAACCCGCGCTTCACGGTCGGCCAGATCCTGCTGGAGCCGATGCGCATCCACCGCATCGGCGCCAACGATGCCGAGCGCACCGAGCATGCGCACTATCTGCTGAAGCGCGTCGGGCTGCCGGAGCAGGCCTTTCACCGCTATCCGCACGAGTTCTCCGGCGGCCAGCGGCAGCGCATCGCGATCGCGCGCTGCCTGACGATGAAGCCGGAGATCCTGGTGTGCGACGAGTCGGTATCGGCGCTCGACGTCTCGGTGCAGGCCCAGGTGCTGAACCTGCTGCAGGACCTGCAGGACGAGTACAAGATGAGCTACATCTTCATCTCGCACGACCTGTCGGTGGTGAAGTACATCTCCGACCGCGTGATGGTGATGCACCACGGCAGCGTGGTCGAGACCGCCGATTCGGACGAGCTGTACCGTAACCCGCAGCATCCCTACACCCAGGCTTTGCTGGCCGCCATCCCGCGCGGCGCCTGA
- a CDS encoding DedA family protein/thiosulfate sulfurtransferase GlpE: MAQFSHLIHTYGVLIVFGTVLLEQIGLPIPAFPVLIIAGALAVDQNANWPLYLAASVVACLISDYFWFRAGRHYGKRILRLLCRISLSPDSCVSQTEDNFSRWGAKSLVVAKFIPGFNTIAPPLAGAMGTTTQRFVWLSMAGGLLWSGVGMGLGAWFHGSVDEVIGWFETLGSTALMVVGALLALFVLLKYIERRRNLGATMLPRIDIDEFKALLEAGHDPLIVDARSLTARQMEAGIPGALVYGDTPPERLMASLDRERHIVVYCSCPNDVTAAQVAQAFIAKGFHRARPLRGGLDAWNTDGAASQADAGLRPKIG; encoded by the coding sequence ATGGCCCAGTTCTCCCACCTGATACACACCTATGGCGTGCTGATCGTGTTCGGCACCGTGCTGCTCGAACAGATCGGCCTGCCGATTCCCGCCTTTCCGGTGCTGATCATCGCCGGCGCGCTGGCGGTCGACCAGAACGCCAACTGGCCGCTGTACCTGGCGGCCAGCGTCGTGGCCTGCCTGATCAGCGATTATTTCTGGTTCCGCGCCGGCCGCCACTACGGCAAGCGCATCCTGCGCCTGCTGTGCCGGATTTCGCTGTCGCCGGATTCCTGCGTCAGCCAGACCGAAGACAACTTCAGCCGCTGGGGCGCCAAATCCCTGGTGGTCGCCAAGTTCATTCCCGGCTTCAATACCATCGCGCCGCCGCTGGCAGGGGCAATGGGCACCACCACCCAGCGCTTCGTCTGGCTGTCGATGGCGGGCGGCCTGCTGTGGAGCGGGGTCGGCATGGGCCTGGGCGCCTGGTTCCACGGCAGCGTCGACGAGGTCATCGGCTGGTTCGAGACCCTCGGCAGCACCGCGCTGATGGTGGTCGGCGCCTTGCTGGCCCTGTTCGTCCTGCTCAAGTACATCGAGCGCCGCCGCAACCTCGGCGCCACCATGCTGCCGCGCATCGACATCGACGAATTCAAGGCCCTGCTCGAGGCCGGCCACGATCCCCTGATCGTCGATGCCCGCAGCCTCACCGCGCGCCAGATGGAAGCCGGCATCCCCGGCGCCCTGGTGTATGGCGACACGCCGCCGGAACGCCTGATGGCCAGCCTCGACCGCGAGCGCCACATCGTGGTGTATTGCAGCTGCCCGAACGACGTCACCGCAGCCCAGGTCGCGCAGGCCTTCATCGCCAAGGGCTTCCACCGCGCGCGCCCCTTGCGCGGTGGCCTCGACGCCTGGAACACGGATGGCGCCGCCAGCCAGGCCGATGCCGGATTGCGTCCGAAAATCGGCTGA
- a CDS encoding glucokinase, whose product MTAAPATTALQPTSAPLHASPAHASPRLLADIGGTNARFALETGPGRIAHIEVLACAGYPTLADALRAYLALPGVAETVAGAGAVRHAAIAIANPVMGDMVRMTNHHWQFSIEALRRECGFDTFVVVNDFEALAMALPWLADSDKRQVGGGAVDAGAPIGLLGAGTGLGVSGLIPAPDGKGWTALRSEGGHVTFSPANETEVAILQYAWREFAHVSAERLLSGAGVELIYRALAHHRGVAVEALDAPEISRRALADECALCIDVVEAFCGMLGTVAGNLAVTLGAQGGVYIGGGIVPRLGERFERSCFRRRFEQKGRFEAYLAAVPTYVITAEYPAFLGVSAILTERLGA is encoded by the coding sequence ATGACCGCTGCACCTGCAACCACCGCTCTCCAGCCGACTTCCGCCCCTCTGCATGCGTCTCCGGCGCATGCCAGTCCGCGTCTGCTCGCCGACATCGGCGGCACCAACGCACGCTTCGCGCTGGAAACCGGGCCGGGCCGCATCGCCCACATCGAAGTGCTGGCCTGCGCCGGCTATCCGACGCTGGCCGACGCCCTGCGGGCCTACCTGGCGCTCCCCGGCGTGGCCGAGACGGTCGCCGGCGCCGGCGCGGTGCGCCACGCGGCGATCGCGATCGCCAACCCGGTGATGGGCGACATGGTCCGCATGACCAATCACCACTGGCAGTTCTCGATCGAAGCCCTGCGCCGCGAGTGCGGCTTCGATACCTTTGTCGTGGTCAACGATTTCGAGGCGCTGGCGATGGCGCTGCCCTGGCTGGCGGACAGCGACAAGCGCCAGGTCGGCGGCGGCGCGGTCGACGCGGGTGCGCCGATCGGCCTGCTGGGCGCCGGCACCGGCCTCGGCGTGTCGGGCCTGATCCCGGCGCCGGACGGCAAGGGCTGGACCGCGCTGCGCAGCGAAGGCGGCCATGTGACGTTTTCGCCGGCCAACGAGACCGAAGTCGCGATCCTGCAGTACGCCTGGCGCGAATTCGCGCACGTCTCGGCCGAGCGCCTGCTGTCCGGCGCCGGCGTCGAGCTGATCTACCGCGCGCTGGCGCATCACCGCGGCGTCGCTGTCGAAGCGCTCGATGCGCCGGAGATTTCGCGCCGCGCCCTGGCCGACGAATGCGCGCTCTGCATTGACGTCGTCGAGGCCTTCTGCGGCATGCTGGGCACGGTGGCCGGCAACCTGGCCGTCACCCTTGGCGCCCAGGGCGGCGTGTACATCGGCGGCGGCATCGTGCCGCGCCTGGGGGAGCGCTTCGAGCGTTCGTGCTTCCGCCGCCGCTTCGAGCAGAAAGGCCGGTTCGAGGCCTATCTGGCGGCGGTCCCGACCTATGTGATCACGGCCGAGTACCCGGCCTTCCTGGGCGTTTCCGCGATCCTGACCGAGCGCCTCGGCGCTTGA
- the scpB gene encoding SMC-Scp complex subunit ScpB translates to MNTDEAKKVLETALLCAREPMTIHGMKKLFADVDPNGRQIGVGVGADTIKILLEELRQDWQDRGIEIVSLASGWRFQSRPEMKPYLDRVAPEKPPKYSRATLETLAIIAYRQPVTRGDIEEIRGVAVNSQTIKMLEDRGWIDVVGHREVPGRPALLGTTRQFLDDLGLASLSQLPPLQQVGDGADGRSLAALEAALQQFDDTSPVEVPVHETEHTTEHEPEHDPAPATGG, encoded by the coding sequence ATGAACACTGATGAGGCCAAGAAGGTCCTCGAGACCGCCTTGCTCTGTGCGCGCGAGCCGATGACGATCCACGGCATGAAGAAGCTGTTCGCCGACGTCGATCCGAACGGCAGGCAGATCGGCGTGGGCGTGGGCGCCGACACGATCAAGATCCTGCTGGAAGAACTGCGCCAGGACTGGCAGGACCGCGGCATCGAGATCGTCAGCCTGGCCTCCGGCTGGCGCTTCCAGAGCCGGCCCGAGATGAAGCCCTACCTCGACCGGGTGGCGCCGGAAAAGCCGCCGAAGTATTCGCGGGCGACGCTGGAGACGCTGGCGATCATCGCCTATCGCCAGCCGGTCACGCGCGGCGACATCGAGGAGATTCGCGGCGTCGCCGTGAACTCGCAGACGATCAAGATGCTGGAAGACCGCGGCTGGATCGACGTGGTCGGCCACCGCGAGGTGCCGGGGCGCCCGGCGCTGCTGGGCACGACGAGGCAGTTCCTCGACGACCTCGGCCTGGCGTCGCTGTCGCAGCTGCCGCCGCTGCAGCAGGTGGGCGACGGGGCCGACGGGCGCAGCCTGGCGGCGCTCGAGGCGGCTTTGCAACAATTTGACGACACTTCACCCGTTGAAGTCCCGGTGCACGAAACTGAGCACACAACCGAGCACGAACCTGAGCACGACCCTGCGCCCGCAACCGGCGGTTGA
- the rluB gene encoding 23S rRNA pseudouridine(2605) synthase RluB: MNPTDTTETTPADAGLEAAAKPKRTRAKPAADGAQPDTDSKPKRTRKAVAKPAEADAAAVAGAPAAAEPAAEAAKPARKPRAKKVADAAAPAPAAEAAPAAPAAVLAVADAAAPAVQAQADGEGEGQRKPRGPRQMREQRQVREARQPRVQPDAADADTGAAAAEPAQAGAEQGAEPRGEQRQHARAGKQDQKKGRKGQQARQPGQQVQGQQPQGQAIQQGKQQGRNARGGKDTRGGKPNDADAVFSFVTSDAFDASEGGRGQAQPSKARRDLTAEDDAPKLHKVLAEAGLGSRRDMEELIIAGRVSVNGEPAHIGQRILPTDAVRINGKLLQRRVNNNKPPRVLVYHKPAGEIVSADDPEGRPSVFDRLPNMKTGKWLAVGRLDFNTEGLLLFTNSGDLANRLMHPRYNIDREYAVRTLGELEEGMRQKLLAGVELEDGLASFTKIADGGGEGVNRWYRVVIGEGRNREVRRMFEAVGLTVSRLIRTRYGAMTLPTGLKRGRWEEMEENDVRNFMTAFGIEKKGGAAQGQGQQGQGPKQKQGGGNKGREGAGAGADRSNGNRIDRADANRNVDPFGPPVVRVGAQQGGRGQPGMQGGAQGRGGFGGGQGQGRNGGQGRSGGQGRSGGGGTGGGGKGPRQPDPLQTTFGFAGAGQNRRPQGPRVSDHGMPRRGRRS, from the coding sequence ATGAATCCAACCGACACCACCGAGACGACCCCTGCCGACGCAGGGCTGGAGGCGGCCGCCAAGCCGAAGCGCACGCGCGCCAAGCCGGCGGCCGACGGCGCGCAGCCGGACACCGATAGCAAACCGAAACGCACCCGCAAGGCTGTCGCCAAGCCGGCCGAGGCTGATGCCGCCGCCGTTGCAGGCGCCCCGGCCGCTGCCGAGCCGGCAGCCGAGGCCGCCAAGCCGGCCCGCAAGCCGCGCGCCAAGAAAGTCGCGGACGCGGCCGCACCGGCGCCCGCCGCCGAAGCCGCTCCGGCGGCGCCGGCCGCTGTGCTCGCTGTAGCCGACGCTGCCGCGCCGGCAGTGCAGGCCCAGGCCGACGGCGAGGGCGAGGGCCAGCGCAAGCCGCGCGGTCCGCGCCAGATGCGTGAACAGCGCCAGGTCCGCGAAGCCCGCCAGCCGCGCGTCCAGCCGGACGCCGCCGACGCCGACACCGGCGCCGCGGCTGCCGAGCCGGCCCAGGCCGGTGCGGAGCAGGGCGCCGAGCCGCGCGGCGAGCAGCGCCAGCACGCGCGCGCCGGCAAGCAGGACCAGAAGAAGGGCAGGAAGGGCCAGCAGGCCCGCCAGCCGGGCCAGCAAGTCCAGGGTCAGCAGCCCCAGGGCCAGGCGATCCAGCAAGGCAAGCAGCAGGGCAGGAACGCCCGCGGCGGCAAGGACACTCGCGGCGGCAAGCCGAACGATGCCGACGCCGTGTTCTCCTTCGTCACCTCGGACGCCTTCGACGCCAGCGAGGGCGGCCGCGGCCAGGCCCAGCCGTCCAAGGCGCGCCGCGACCTGACCGCCGAGGACGATGCGCCGAAGCTGCACAAGGTGCTGGCCGAGGCCGGCCTGGGTTCGCGCCGCGACATGGAAGAACTGATCATCGCCGGCCGCGTGTCGGTGAACGGCGAGCCGGCCCACATCGGCCAGCGCATCCTGCCGACCGATGCCGTGCGCATCAACGGCAAGCTGCTGCAGCGCCGCGTGAACAACAACAAGCCGCCGCGCGTGCTCGTGTACCACAAGCCGGCCGGTGAAATCGTCAGCGCGGACGATCCGGAAGGCCGTCCGTCGGTATTCGACCGCCTGCCGAACATGAAAACCGGCAAGTGGCTGGCCGTCGGCCGCCTCGACTTCAACACCGAGGGCCTGCTGCTGTTCACGAATTCCGGCGACCTGGCGAACCGCCTGATGCACCCGCGCTACAACATCGACCGCGAGTACGCCGTGCGCACCCTGGGTGAACTGGAGGAAGGCATGCGCCAGAAGCTGCTGGCCGGCGTCGAGCTGGAAGACGGCCTGGCGTCCTTCACCAAGATCGCCGACGGCGGCGGCGAAGGCGTCAACCGCTGGTACCGCGTGGTGATCGGCGAAGGCCGCAACCGCGAGGTGCGCCGCATGTTCGAGGCGGTCGGCCTGACCGTCTCGCGCCTGATCCGCACCCGCTACGGCGCAATGACCCTGCCGACCGGCCTGAAGCGCGGCCGCTGGGAAGAGATGGAAGAAAACGACGTCCGCAACTTCATGACCGCCTTCGGTATCGAGAAGAAGGGCGGCGCAGCCCAGGGCCAGGGCCAGCAGGGCCAGGGTCCGAAGCAGAAGCAGGGCGGCGGCAACAAGGGGCGTGAGGGAGCCGGCGCCGGCGCCGATCGCAGCAACGGCAACCGCATCGACCGTGCCGACGCCAACCGGAATGTCGACCCCTTCGGTCCGCCGGTGGTGCGCGTCGGCGCCCAGCAGGGCGGCCGCGGCCAGCCCGGCATGCAGGGCGGCGCGCAGGGGCGCGGCGGTTTCGGCGGCGGCCAGGGCCAGGGTCGCAACGGCGGCCAGGGACGCAGTGGCGGCCAGGGCCGCAGCGGTGGCGGTGGTACGGGCGGTGGCGGCAAGGGTCCGCGCCAGCCGGATCCGCTGCAGACCACTTTCGGTTTCGCCGGCGCAGGGCAGAACCGCCGTCCGCAAGGGCCGCGCGTCAGCGATCATGGTATGCCCCGCCGCGGTCGGCGCAGCTAG
- the rimP gene encoding ribosome maturation factor RimP — MQLFDLIATTVGGLGYDLVDIERAERGILRVFIDFPAAVADEKGPISVEDCATVSHQLSHVLMVENIDYERLEVSSPGLDRPVRTLADFERFAGSECTVKLRVAMPGTANRKTYTGILHAPQGDKVGLEFESKDGPALLEFTLAELDKARLVPKVDFRSRKA, encoded by the coding sequence GTGCAGCTGTTTGATTTGATTGCCACGACAGTCGGTGGACTGGGCTACGACCTCGTCGATATCGAGCGAGCCGAGCGAGGCATCCTGCGCGTGTTCATCGATTTTCCGGCGGCGGTAGCGGACGAAAAGGGACCGATCTCGGTCGAGGATTGCGCCACGGTGAGCCACCAGCTGTCGCACGTGCTGATGGTCGAAAACATCGACTACGAGCGCCTGGAAGTATCGTCGCCCGGACTGGACCGTCCGGTGCGCACCCTGGCCGACTTCGAGCGCTTTGCCGGCAGCGAATGCACCGTCAAGCTGCGCGTCGCGATGCCCGGCACCGCGAACCGCAAGACCTATACGGGCATCCTGCATGCGCCGCAGGGCGACAAGGTCGGATTGGAATTTGAAAGCAAGGATGGGCCGGCGTTATTGGAATTTACGCTGGCCGAACTGGACAAGGCACGTTTGGTGCCGAAGGTGGATTTTAGGAGTCGCAAAGCATGA
- the nusA gene encoding transcription termination factor NusA yields the protein MSREILLLVDALAREKNVDKEVVFGALEFALAQATKKRYEGDVDIRVSIDRDSGEFETFRRWHVVPDEAGLQLPDQEILHFEAKEQISDIEVDEYIEEPIESVEFGRRFAQDTKQVVLQRVRDAEREQILQDFLERGDALVTGTIKRMERGDAIVESGKIEARLPRDQMIPKENLRIGDRVRAYILRVDRNMRGPQVILSRTAPEFIMKLFELEVPEIEQGLLQIKSAARDPGVRAKIAVFTADKRIDPIGTCVGMRGSRVQAVTGELGGERVDIVLWSEDPAQFVIGALAPANVSSIMVDEEKHAMDVVVDEENLAIAIGRSGQNVRLASDLTGWKINIMTAEESANKAEQETAAVRALFMEKLDVDEEVANILVEEGFSSLEEIAYVPISEMLEIESFDEDTVNELRTRARDALVTEAIASEEGLEGMEEGLVNLEGMDRTTAGKLGLAGIKTLEQFAGLAYDEFSAILALPTDRARELIKNAFNDVTDDEMKLVDAKYDDRAKALQAKAWSQVETAKA from the coding sequence ATGAGTCGCGAAATTTTGTTACTGGTTGATGCGCTCGCGCGCGAAAAAAACGTCGATAAAGAGGTCGTCTTCGGCGCGCTCGAGTTCGCACTGGCGCAGGCCACGAAAAAACGCTACGAGGGCGATGTCGACATCCGCGTGAGCATCGACCGCGACAGCGGCGAATTCGAAACCTTCCGTCGCTGGCACGTCGTGCCCGACGAAGCCGGCCTGCAACTGCCGGACCAGGAAATCCTGCATTTCGAAGCCAAGGAACAGATTTCCGACATCGAAGTCGACGAATACATCGAAGAGCCGATCGAATCGGTCGAGTTCGGCCGCCGTTTTGCACAGGACACCAAGCAGGTCGTGCTGCAGCGCGTCCGCGACGCCGAGCGCGAGCAGATCCTGCAGGACTTCCTGGAGCGCGGCGACGCCCTCGTCACCGGCACCATCAAGCGCATGGAGCGCGGCGATGCGATCGTCGAGTCGGGCAAGATCGAAGCGCGCCTGCCGCGTGACCAGATGATTCCGAAGGAAAACCTGCGCATCGGCGACCGTGTCCGCGCCTACATCCTGCGCGTGGACCGCAATATGCGCGGCCCGCAGGTGATCCTGTCGCGCACCGCGCCGGAATTCATCATGAAGCTGTTCGAGCTGGAGGTGCCGGAAATCGAGCAGGGCCTCCTGCAGATCAAGTCGGCCGCCCGCGACCCGGGCGTGCGCGCCAAGATCGCCGTGTTCACGGCCGACAAGCGCATCGACCCGATCGGCACCTGCGTCGGCATGCGCGGTTCGCGCGTGCAGGCCGTGACCGGCGAGCTGGGCGGCGAGCGCGTGGACATCGTGCTGTGGTCGGAAGATCCGGCCCAGTTCGTGATCGGCGCGCTGGCCCCGGCCAACGTGTCGTCGATCATGGTCGACGAAGAAAAGCACGCGATGGACGTCGTTGTCGACGAGGAAAACCTGGCGATCGCGATCGGCCGCTCGGGCCAGAACGTGCGCCTGGCGTCCGACCTGACCGGCTGGAAAATTAACATCATGACGGCCGAGGAATCGGCCAACAAGGCTGAACAGGAAACGGCCGCCGTGCGCGCGCTGTTCATGGAAAAGCTGGATGTGGATGAGGAAGTGGCGAATATCCTGGTCGAGGAAGGTTTCTCGAGCCTTGAAGAAATCGCTTACGTTCCCATTTCGGAGATGCTCGAAATCGAATCGTTCGACGAAGACACCGTCAACGAACTGCGCACCCGTGCCCGTGACGCACTGGTGACCGAAGCGATCGCTTCCGAAGAAGGCCTCGAGGGTATGGAAGAGGGACTGGTCAACCTGGAAGGGATGGACCGCACTACCGCCGGCAAGCTTGGCCTGGCCGGCATCAAGACCCTCGAACAATTCGCGGGTCTGGCCTACGACGAGTTCAGCGCCATCCTGGCGTTGCCGACCGACCGTGCCCGTGAACTGATCAAGAACGCATTTAATGATGTGACCGACGATGAGATGAAACTGGTCGACGCCAAGTACGACGACCGGGCCAAGGCTCTTCAGGCGAAAGCCTGGAGTCAGGTGGAAACGGCCAAGGCATAA